One window of Psychrobacillus sp. FSL H8-0483 genomic DNA carries:
- a CDS encoding GntP family permease, with protein MLFLVILLGVIFVVVATAVFKLHPFLALLISAFFVGIASGMPLLTVVENVNAGFGGLMTSIGIVIVAGTIIGVILEKSGAAYRMAEVVLRVLGEKRPQLAMSIIGYIVSIPVFCDSGYIILSSLKKSLAKRAKVKVASMAIALSTGLYATHTLVPPTPGPIAAAGNIGATDYLGTIILVGLFVAIPAVIVGYLWAIKVGTTIEVQADEEEALDYEEVIKSFGKMPSTFKSFLPIVLPIVLIGIGSVAALTGSETGFTQFLRFLGAPTVALLFGVFASFLLLPEISEKTLSGWIGESLKEAAPILLITGAGGSFGTVIKNSGVADLLQQMDLGALANGAWFLLVPFLIAAALKTAQGSSTAALVITSSLIAPMLPTIGVEGALPLALVVMAVGAGAMTVSHVNDSYFWVVTQFSGMKVTDAYKAQTMATLLQGVTTIIVTMILWFIFV; from the coding sequence ATGTTGTTTTTAGTCATTTTATTAGGCGTTATTTTTGTGGTTGTAGCAACTGCCGTGTTCAAACTTCATCCATTTTTAGCTCTTTTAATTAGTGCGTTTTTTGTGGGTATTGCTTCAGGTATGCCACTACTTACGGTCGTAGAAAATGTAAACGCTGGTTTTGGCGGGCTGATGACGAGTATTGGTATTGTCATTGTTGCAGGTACGATTATCGGAGTTATTTTAGAAAAGTCTGGTGCAGCATATCGTATGGCAGAAGTGGTGCTTCGGGTTTTAGGGGAGAAACGTCCACAACTAGCAATGTCTATTATAGGGTATATTGTGTCGATACCCGTATTTTGTGACTCTGGGTACATTATTTTATCTAGCTTGAAAAAATCATTAGCTAAGCGTGCGAAAGTAAAAGTTGCATCGATGGCCATTGCGTTATCCACAGGCTTATATGCAACCCATACGCTAGTACCACCAACACCAGGGCCGATTGCAGCTGCTGGTAACATAGGTGCAACAGATTATTTAGGAACCATTATATTAGTTGGTTTATTTGTCGCAATTCCAGCGGTAATTGTTGGTTATCTATGGGCAATAAAAGTAGGTACAACAATTGAAGTACAAGCAGATGAGGAAGAAGCGCTAGATTATGAAGAAGTAATTAAGTCATTTGGTAAAATGCCATCTACATTTAAATCATTTCTTCCGATCGTATTGCCAATTGTATTAATCGGTATAGGTTCGGTAGCGGCATTGACAGGTAGCGAAACAGGCTTTACGCAATTCCTACGATTTTTAGGGGCACCGACAGTAGCATTATTATTTGGAGTGTTTGCTTCATTCCTACTGTTACCGGAAATTAGTGAAAAGACTTTATCGGGATGGATTGGCGAAAGCTTAAAAGAAGCGGCTCCTATTCTATTAATCACAGGTGCTGGTGGATCATTTGGTACAGTTATTAAAAACTCTGGTGTAGCAGACTTATTGCAGCAAATGGATTTAGGTGCTCTTGCAAACGGAGCTTGGTTCTTATTAGTACCTTTCTTAATCGCAGCAGCATTGAAAACAGCTCAAGGATCTTCTACAGCAGCACTAGTCATAACTTCCTCATTAATTGCACCAATGCTACCAACTATAGGTGTCGAAGGTGCATTACCGTTAGCGCTAGTTGTGATGGCAGTTGGGGCAGGTGCTATGACGGTGAGTCACGTAAATGACAGCTACTTCTGGGTCGTGACGCAGTTCAGCGGTATGAAAGTAACGGATGCTTACAAAGCACAAACAATGGCAACATTGTTACAAGGTGTGACAACCATTATTGTGACCATGATTCTTTGGTTCATTTTCGTTTAA
- a CDS encoding S-layer homology domain-containing protein translates to MKKLKMQSILLLMMTLLFFIPSITLQVNAANLYKDINKDYWAYSSIVWANKKGIMKGYPDGTFGPTKAITESQLVSVLSKFDTSYKATGSYITKPGEPTSAGYYRYFKSKNMPVNGYTNTKKRDKAVTRGQFARIIAAADGLNLTEPYAVQYFYSQNLSSGSSGKKTYEDFNPAKALTRADATVFLNRLANRRTFKISGISGTIFGSDNVAIDKPTDFPDTGTIVFPGPSDKEPDKKPVSPTYDSRLADMDIQHPTLIANGVDSSFITLILKDCYGNTISYDKSIPFVVTSKLGATITGEQGGKWSSSTTLYTDGPDISAQITALKSTKSLNDTISFKISDTNSTGVNMACYKNPVSVKISYDPQAELRIEHEVFNKESISVKASIVRPGGQIITDYNGKVRFDSAQLSFSNNEVSFVNGVARTSIKSYPWGDSSLSAKISQGDARYTSELTSILNKFHSHEINGDRPLYADYSCPRDFEVGFIIDSSGSMKRSDPSRLRVSKSQELISILNAPTNVGAHFDSKGYLLGKGSPSFISSTFNQVRQAGGTNIADGLDKAFDSFSTNNTPKIAILLTDGKSSTSKIVSLIQEARDRNITVYTIGLGDKKFLNEELLEQIANSTGGSYYHVAESTDIAAAYQAILDEISCETNIPSCSYYDQGFRSATIKSTRTSFYMNTFISENCGEVARVIVQFTSLDGKIDYELIYRGQNYYALEKEIHEITDLTLFTEGTFIAYDAEGNKIGEKTVTIQ, encoded by the coding sequence ATGAAAAAATTGAAAATGCAATCAATACTACTTCTTATGATGACTTTACTTTTTTTTATTCCTAGTATTACGCTACAAGTAAATGCTGCTAATCTCTATAAAGACATTAATAAGGATTATTGGGCCTATTCTTCGATTGTATGGGCCAATAAAAAAGGGATCATGAAAGGTTACCCTGATGGAACATTCGGACCTACTAAAGCAATAACTGAATCTCAGTTAGTATCCGTACTTTCTAAATTCGATACTTCCTATAAGGCAACTGGTTCTTATATAACAAAGCCCGGCGAGCCTACCTCCGCTGGATATTATCGATACTTCAAAAGTAAGAATATGCCTGTAAATGGTTATACAAACACAAAAAAAAGAGATAAAGCAGTTACAAGAGGGCAGTTTGCTCGAATCATCGCAGCAGCAGATGGTCTGAATCTGACAGAACCCTATGCGGTACAGTATTTTTACAGTCAAAATCTTTCTAGTGGTTCAAGTGGAAAGAAAACCTATGAAGATTTCAATCCAGCTAAAGCATTAACTAGAGCAGATGCAACTGTTTTTCTAAATAGACTTGCTAATCGACGGACATTTAAGATATCAGGTATAAGTGGTACCATTTTTGGAAGTGATAATGTAGCGATAGATAAACCTACTGATTTTCCAGATACAGGTACAATTGTTTTTCCAGGTCCCTCTGATAAAGAACCTGATAAAAAACCCGTTTCTCCAACGTATGATTCTCGCCTAGCAGATATGGACATACAGCATCCGACATTAATTGCAAACGGAGTAGATTCATCTTTCATTACACTCATTTTAAAAGATTGCTATGGAAACACTATTTCATATGATAAATCTATTCCTTTTGTTGTTACTTCTAAATTAGGAGCAACTATTACAGGTGAACAAGGTGGGAAATGGTCTAGCTCGACTACTCTATACACAGACGGTCCTGATATATCAGCACAAATAACCGCATTAAAATCAACAAAATCACTCAATGATACAATTTCATTTAAGATTAGTGACACTAACAGCACTGGAGTAAATATGGCCTGCTATAAAAATCCTGTTTCTGTGAAAATAAGTTATGATCCACAAGCAGAGCTTCGTATTGAACATGAAGTTTTTAATAAGGAGTCGATCTCTGTTAAAGCATCTATTGTTCGACCAGGTGGTCAAATCATAACAGATTATAATGGAAAGGTTCGCTTCGACTCTGCTCAGCTTTCTTTTTCAAATAATGAAGTAAGTTTTGTAAATGGAGTTGCTAGAACCTCTATTAAATCTTATCCATGGGGGGATTCTTCCCTTAGTGCTAAAATTTCACAAGGAGATGCAAGATACACAAGCGAACTTACTTCCATTTTAAATAAATTTCATAGTCACGAGATAAATGGTGACCGTCCGCTTTATGCAGATTACAGCTGCCCTAGAGACTTTGAGGTTGGATTTATTATAGACTCGTCTGGAAGTATGAAACGAAGCGATCCAAGCCGACTTCGCGTTTCTAAATCACAGGAATTAATATCTATACTTAATGCTCCGACAAATGTTGGTGCACATTTTGATTCAAAAGGTTACCTTCTTGGAAAAGGATCTCCTTCCTTTATTAGTTCTACTTTTAACCAAGTTAGACAAGCTGGTGGAACCAATATTGCAGATGGACTTGATAAGGCATTTGATTCTTTTTCAACGAACAACACACCCAAAATAGCTATTTTACTAACTGACGGGAAGTCTAGTACAAGTAAGATTGTTTCATTAATTCAAGAGGCTAGAGACCGTAATATTACTGTATATACAATCGGACTTGGAGATAAAAAGTTTTTGAACGAAGAACTACTGGAACAAATAGCAAATAGTACAGGTGGTAGTTATTATCATGTTGCAGAAAGTACTGATATTGCTGCTGCTTATCAAGCAATTCTAGACGAAATTTCATGTGAAACCAACATCCCAAGTTGTTCCTATTATGATCAAGGATTCCGATCAGCTACTATTAAGTCTACTAGAACAAGCTTTTACATGAACACGTTTATAAGTGAAAATTGTGGGGAAGTTGCTAGAGTGATCGTTCAATTTACATCACTAGATGGTAAAATTGACTACGAACTCATTTATAGAGGACAAAATTATTATGCACTTGAAAAAGAAATACACGAAATTACGGACCTTACCCTTTTCACAGAAGGTACATTTATTGCATATGATGCTGAAGGAAATAAAATTGGCGAAAAAACCGTAACGATTCAATAA
- a CDS encoding S-layer homology domain-containing protein: MNTFIKKLSIYFTAVILSLVLFNETTNAKAPDFNGGVLNEYTYEEVIFLSGAPVKFSGKATITEKENKNLITTTYKFNLSNALGDKLTRSIVYVSTLEAFEDKGQTTSNTSVKSFSEKVTIGTDTYTLDDFQFSQASVIDNRPATDYYSGNIVGRKIYLKTSKGTGSSTNKETITVFINGRDVGYKNFWGATETQVMDYEINTRLGNAFITSKVSDSKSKILQYEPHPPSLSSFVGGHTVINSSNMISEYTYDIPYAKIASNKKGTINLNQEKVPTIERLIVPKFRDLSNHWAKDDIEKLYSLGIFDESSSFFSPNTPMNRYQFTTGVLKAVDLRVLEQPKNKKPPTKAIFSDLDPKAPDYLYIESAVEKGIINGVNPSKFAPNQPITRAQAVAILVRALGLEGRAPSPGFKTNFADDKKIPAYGKESVYVATELGLINGDEKNRFNPNQSLTRAQSAAMIARFLNFLENDLKQNYRDDMLFFD, from the coding sequence ATGAACACATTTATTAAGAAACTATCTATTTATTTTACAGCAGTTATCTTATCACTTGTTTTATTCAATGAAACAACAAATGCAAAAGCACCTGACTTTAATGGAGGTGTATTAAATGAATATACATATGAAGAAGTAATCTTCTTATCTGGAGCACCTGTTAAATTCTCTGGAAAAGCGACCATTACAGAAAAAGAAAATAAAAACCTAATAACGACAACTTATAAATTTAATCTCTCCAATGCATTAGGAGATAAATTAACTAGAAGTATTGTATATGTCTCTACTTTAGAAGCTTTTGAAGATAAAGGTCAAACTACCTCCAATACTTCTGTCAAAAGTTTTTCTGAAAAAGTGACAATCGGTACAGATACCTATACATTAGATGATTTTCAATTTTCTCAGGCTTCTGTCATTGATAATCGACCTGCAACAGATTACTACTCAGGTAATATAGTCGGTCGTAAAATTTATCTTAAAACTTCCAAAGGAACAGGAAGTTCAACAAATAAAGAGACCATTACCGTATTTATTAATGGAAGAGATGTAGGATATAAAAACTTTTGGGGTGCTACTGAAACACAAGTCATGGATTACGAAATAAACACACGTCTAGGAAATGCATTTATCACGAGCAAAGTTTCGGACAGTAAATCGAAAATACTTCAATATGAACCACATCCTCCTTCTCTATCTAGTTTTGTTGGTGGACATACCGTTATTAACTCAAGCAATATGATTTCGGAATATACATATGATATTCCATATGCAAAAATTGCAAGTAATAAAAAAGGTACTATTAATCTAAATCAAGAAAAAGTTCCAACAATTGAACGACTAATTGTCCCTAAATTTCGCGATTTATCTAACCACTGGGCAAAAGATGATATCGAAAAGCTGTATTCTCTCGGTATTTTTGATGAATCAAGTTCATTTTTCTCCCCAAATACACCAATGAATAGATACCAATTTACAACAGGAGTATTAAAGGCTGTGGATCTTCGTGTTCTAGAACAACCTAAAAATAAAAAGCCTCCTACTAAAGCAATTTTTTCTGATTTAGATCCTAAAGCTCCTGATTATTTATATATTGAGAGCGCCGTTGAGAAAGGCATTATTAATGGAGTAAACCCAAGTAAATTTGCACCAAATCAACCTATTACGAGAGCTCAAGCTGTAGCTATTTTAGTTCGTGCTTTAGGTTTGGAAGGGCGCGCACCAAGTCCTGGATTCAAAACTAATTTTGCAGATGATAAAAAGATACCAGCATACGGAAAGGAAAGTGTCTATGTAGCAACGGAGCTTGGCTTAATTAATGGAGATGAGAAGAATCGATTTAATCCAAATCAATCTTTAACTAGAGCACAATCTGCTGCAATGATTGCTCGATTTTTAAACTTTCTAGAAAATGATTTAAAACAAAATTATCGAGATGATATGCTCTTTTTTGATTAG
- a CDS encoding branched-chain amino acid aminotransferase: protein MSSLKIQITKNENKKEKVPADQLLFGRTFTDHMFIADYTDGVGWHDYRIVPYQPITLDPSATIFHYGQTVFEGMKAYLAEDGVVRLFRPEENMKRMNISCDRLSMPKIDEDHAIEALKQLIEVDKEWIPAEPGTSLYIRPFMIATEAHLGVSAALTYSFIIIMSPVGSYYKEGIHPVKILVENEYVRAVAGGTGTAKTAGNYASSLKAQEVADREGYSQVLWLDGIERKYIEEVGSMNVFFKIDGEVVTPSLNGSILDGITRKSIIQLLKHWNVPVTERKVSMEEIREAYLNGKLDEAFGTGTAAVISPIGELRWKGELFYVNNGETGELSSKLYETLTGIQKGNLLDPFGWVVEL from the coding sequence ATGAGTAGTCTAAAAATTCAAATTACAAAAAATGAAAACAAGAAAGAAAAAGTACCAGCAGACCAACTTCTATTTGGTAGAACGTTTACTGACCATATGTTTATTGCAGATTATACAGATGGTGTAGGCTGGCATGATTATCGAATTGTCCCTTATCAGCCAATAACTTTAGATCCTTCTGCAACTATTTTTCATTATGGGCAAACAGTTTTTGAAGGCATGAAAGCTTATCTAGCAGAAGACGGTGTTGTCCGTTTATTCCGTCCAGAAGAAAATATGAAGCGTATGAACATTTCATGTGACAGACTGAGCATGCCAAAAATCGATGAAGATCATGCGATTGAAGCATTGAAGCAGTTAATTGAGGTTGATAAAGAATGGATTCCAGCTGAACCTGGTACATCTTTATATATTCGACCATTTATGATTGCAACCGAGGCTCATTTGGGGGTTTCCGCTGCTCTTACTTATAGTTTCATCATTATCATGTCACCTGTAGGTTCTTATTATAAAGAGGGTATTCACCCTGTTAAAATTCTTGTAGAAAATGAATATGTTCGTGCTGTTGCAGGGGGGACTGGTACTGCGAAAACTGCAGGAAACTATGCTTCCAGTTTAAAAGCACAGGAAGTGGCAGATCGTGAAGGGTACTCACAGGTACTTTGGTTAGATGGGATTGAACGAAAATATATTGAAGAAGTAGGTAGCATGAATGTATTCTTCAAAATTGATGGAGAAGTTGTAACTCCTTCTTTAAACGGTAGTATTTTAGACGGTATTACGCGTAAATCGATTATCCAACTATTAAAGCATTGGAATGTTCCAGTTACAGAGCGTAAAGTTTCCATGGAAGAAATTCGCGAAGCTTATCTGAATGGAAAGTTAGATGAGGCTTTTGGAACGGGAACGGCCGCTGTTATTTCTCCAATAGGCGAGCTTCGCTGGAAAGGCGAGTTATTTTATGTGAATAACGGCGAAACTGGTGAGCTTTCATCCAAATTATATGAAACATTAACAGGAATTCAAAAAGGTAATCTTTTAGATCCTTTTGGATGGGTTGTTGAATTATAA
- a CDS encoding gamma-glutamyl-gamma-aminobutyrate hydrolase family protein, producing MSFSIETGRRTMKPLIGICANYLTDDTVGLASGIGAKNQEWQLLADDYIVAIERAGGVPVILPITEDLETLTPLLQKLDGILFSGGSDIDPNYYGEYPRFGLGLIEPKRDNHEVKLAQKVLLETSLPVLGICRGMQLLTVATGGTLYQDLQTQKPEGMNHSVHKAVKHHAFHSVSIEKESLLYEIYQSEELGVNSFHHQAVKELGQGFKVTMIAPDGIIEGMEWETGNRFVVAVQWHPEMMEGTVSTIRPLFHAFVEACNVANLKLSLIPSE from the coding sequence ATGTCATTTAGCATTGAAACGGGGAGACGAACAATGAAACCACTTATTGGTATTTGTGCAAATTATTTAACTGATGATACTGTTGGATTAGCATCTGGAATAGGTGCTAAAAATCAAGAATGGCAACTGCTTGCAGACGATTATATTGTTGCAATAGAACGTGCAGGTGGAGTGCCGGTAATTTTACCTATTACGGAGGATTTAGAAACATTAACACCTCTTTTACAAAAGCTAGATGGAATATTATTTTCTGGAGGATCGGATATCGATCCAAATTACTATGGAGAATACCCTAGATTTGGACTTGGATTGATTGAACCAAAACGCGATAACCATGAAGTAAAGTTGGCGCAAAAGGTTTTATTGGAGACATCATTACCTGTACTTGGGATATGTCGTGGGATGCAGTTATTAACTGTTGCAACAGGAGGAACACTTTACCAAGACTTGCAAACTCAAAAACCTGAAGGAATGAATCATTCTGTCCATAAAGCAGTGAAGCATCATGCATTTCACTCAGTGAGTATTGAGAAAGAATCTCTACTCTATGAAATTTATCAATCGGAAGAGCTTGGGGTTAATAGTTTTCATCATCAGGCAGTAAAAGAGCTAGGGCAAGGTTTTAAAGTAACAATGATCGCTCCCGACGGAATTATAGAGGGGATGGAATGGGAAACAGGTAACCGTTTCGTCGTAGCAGTTCAATGGCATCCAGAAATGATGGAAGGCACAGTTTCAACCATTCGACCGCTTTTCCATGCTTTTGTAGAAGCATGTAATGTAGCTAATCTAAAGCTCTCCCTTATACCTAGTGAATAA
- a CDS encoding transposase: MGRMRRIWQPEIFYHVTMRGNNRQNIFLNDGDFKLFFRALHFTFKKYPFTIIAYCMMNNHYHLLIRSPEVPLSDVMALINKRYSEYFKRKYNYFGQLYETRYFASMVSDPMSLLNVSSYIHQNPLNTTRPIVDKIEHYPYSSFQYYYQHKKPEHPFVNTQLLPAIMERYPEIKTKDYCTYCENFRMEEEKPSLSQYSLT; the protein is encoded by the coding sequence ATGGGTAGAATGAGAAGAATTTGGCAACCGGAGATTTTTTATCATGTGACGATGCGGGGAAATAATCGACAGAATATATTTTTGAATGATGGGGACTTTAAGCTCTTTTTTCGTGCATTACACTTCACTTTCAAGAAATATCCATTTACTATCATTGCTTACTGCATGATGAATAATCATTATCATCTGCTTATTCGTTCACCAGAAGTGCCACTTTCAGATGTGATGGCACTCATTAACAAACGCTACTCAGAGTATTTCAAGCGGAAGTATAACTATTTTGGACAACTTTATGAAACGCGCTATTTCGCTAGCATGGTTTCCGATCCTATGAGTTTATTAAATGTGAGTAGCTATATTCACCAAAATCCACTAAATACAACAAGACCTATCGTTGATAAAATAGAACATTATCCTTATAGCTCTTTTCAATATTACTATCAGCACAAAAAACCAGAGCACCCTTTTGTTAATACACAATTGCTTCCAGCAATAATGGAAAGATATCCTGAAATAAAAACGAAAGACTATTGTACGTATTGCGAGAATTTCCGCATGGAAGAAGAAAAACCCTCTCTTAGTCAGTATAGCTTGACATAA
- a CDS encoding response regulator transcription factor produces the protein MTKHVLIIEDEENIARVLQLELEFEGYAVDIAYTGTDGLIKYREQQWDLVLLDLMLPGLNGLDVLRRIRATESDTPVILLTAKSNLDDKVTGLDLGANDYVTKPFEIEELLARARSAIRFTKSSPSIAIKVENVHTFHSLMLNEQTREITNDGESINLTPREYDLLLYLMKHPTQVLTREQLLDAVWGFDYYGDTNVVDVYIRYVRKKLEENQKPSHIQTVRGVGYVLKEQRNEA, from the coding sequence ATGACAAAACATGTCTTAATTATTGAAGATGAGGAAAATATTGCTCGTGTTCTACAATTGGAGTTAGAATTCGAAGGCTACGCGGTAGATATTGCATATACAGGGACAGATGGTCTGATTAAATATAGAGAACAACAGTGGGATTTAGTACTGCTAGATTTAATGTTGCCTGGTTTAAATGGCTTAGATGTACTAAGACGAATCCGTGCGACAGAATCGGATACACCTGTTATTTTGTTAACAGCTAAAAGTAATTTAGATGATAAAGTGACTGGTTTGGATTTAGGTGCAAATGATTATGTGACGAAGCCGTTTGAAATTGAAGAGCTGCTTGCCCGGGCTCGTTCAGCAATTCGGTTTACAAAATCCTCTCCATCTATTGCTATAAAAGTAGAGAATGTACATACTTTTCATTCACTCATGTTAAACGAACAAACTCGTGAAATCACAAATGATGGTGAGTCGATTAACCTAACTCCTCGTGAATATGATTTATTGCTTTACTTAATGAAGCATCCTACCCAAGTGCTAACAAGAGAGCAGCTATTAGATGCGGTATGGGGCTTTGATTATTATGGCGACACAAATGTTGTCGATGTTTACATAAGATATGTTCGAAAAAAATTGGAAGAGAATCAAAAGCCTTCTCATATTCAAACAGTACGTGGTGTTGGGTATGTACTGAAGGAGCAAAGGAATGAAGCTTAA
- a CDS encoding HAMP domain-containing sensor histidine kinase, translated as MKLKTKIHLFSTILTLVIISMMNIGVYFLFEKMAFDTEYKQLNTDVDELITALSKMKEEDDAATILRTFIPTTGGIRVIDKYGESELFVQTIDGVNTYIPELEVGDRYAIGTFQGAPILTISKPVIWLNGDIVEVQTMKILLDVEKNLDFLRLILVGVTIAGMLLMTASSVTLGNIITSPIKKLINTMSQSRLSGNYEKIAVRSKGKDEMAQMGFAFNEMMVQLEQNYKKQEQFVSDASHELKTPLTVIESYAKLLSRHGFENKAIAEESVQVIISETGRMKEMISQMLLLAKGNGYNVHHFQAIDVFDLVESTLQSMRTAYDRKFLLKGEGPIYANTDIEQLRQLLFIILDNARKYSEQEIKTSIIADEMGTTISIMDFGNGISKKDIEFIFDRFYRVDEDRNRKTGGTGLGMAIAKDIAMRLSAQLTIESTVGFGTTIHIFIPNSPILSDF; from the coding sequence ATGAAGCTTAAAACAAAAATACACCTATTTTCTACTATCCTTACGTTAGTCATCATAAGCATGATGAATATTGGTGTATATTTTTTATTTGAAAAAATGGCTTTTGATACGGAATATAAACAACTTAACACAGATGTAGATGAGTTAATCACTGCATTAAGTAAAATGAAGGAGGAAGATGATGCGGCGACTATTTTACGCACATTTATTCCTACTACTGGTGGTATTCGAGTAATTGATAAATACGGAGAATCAGAATTGTTTGTACAAACGATAGACGGGGTGAATACTTATATACCAGAGCTTGAGGTAGGAGATAGGTATGCAATTGGAACATTCCAAGGGGCGCCTATTTTAACAATAAGTAAACCAGTCATTTGGCTGAATGGTGATATTGTAGAAGTTCAGACGATGAAAATACTATTGGATGTGGAAAAGAACTTAGACTTCTTACGCCTTATATTAGTTGGTGTGACGATAGCTGGAATGCTTCTCATGACTGCTTCTAGTGTAACGCTCGGTAATATTATCACTAGTCCCATTAAAAAATTAATTAATACAATGTCACAAAGTAGGCTGTCAGGGAATTATGAAAAAATAGCCGTCCGATCTAAAGGGAAAGACGAGATGGCACAAATGGGTTTTGCTTTTAATGAGATGATGGTGCAACTGGAGCAAAATTATAAAAAACAAGAGCAATTTGTATCGGATGCTTCACATGAATTAAAGACACCTCTAACTGTTATAGAGAGCTATGCAAAGCTACTCTCACGTCATGGCTTTGAGAACAAGGCGATTGCTGAAGAATCCGTACAAGTGATCATAAGCGAAACTGGTAGAATGAAAGAAATGATCTCTCAAATGTTGTTACTGGCAAAAGGGAATGGTTACAATGTGCATCATTTCCAAGCAATCGATGTATTTGATTTAGTAGAATCTACTTTGCAATCTATGCGAACTGCATATGATCGTAAGTTTTTACTAAAAGGGGAAGGGCCAATCTATGCAAATACGGATATTGAACAATTAAGACAATTACTTTTTATTATTTTAGATAATGCTCGAAAGTATAGTGAACAAGAAATCAAAACGTCCATTATAGCTGATGAAATGGGCACGACAATTTCTATTATGGATTTTGGAAATGGCATTTCGAAAAAAGATATAGAGTTTATCTTTGACCGATTTTATCGTGTAGATGAAGACCGAAATAGAAAAACAGGTGGAACAGGACTCGGTATGGCCATCGCAAAAGATATTGCCATGCGGCTGTCTGCACAATTGACGATAGAAAGTACAGTAGGCTTTGGAACGACTATTCATATTTTTATTCCAAATAGTCCAATTCTCAGCGATTTTTAA
- a CDS encoding proline dehydrogenase family protein, which produces MLKDIFMALSENQILNGAAKKYGLKMGAQHVVAGTNIEETMESIKKLNALGISCTVDNLGEFVFEKEEALEAKAQIIAVVEAIEEHQVDAHISLKPSQLGLDIDYDFALENLKDIVAAANKYGTFINIDMESTKHLQPSFDILDELSKEFDNVGTVIQAYFYRAVEDIQKYKNFRLRIVKGAYKEPAEVAYQTKEEIDKNYVELIEWHLLNGKFTSIATHDHNVINHIKQFIKENDIPYDKFEFQMLYGFRTDMQQQLAKEGYNFCTYVPFGKDWYGYFMRRLAERPQNMNLVVKQLFNKKTNTFIGIAAGAFALGRLTKNNKNKR; this is translated from the coding sequence ATGTTAAAAGATATTTTTATGGCTTTGTCAGAGAATCAAATATTAAATGGGGCAGCAAAAAAATATGGTTTGAAAATGGGTGCACAGCATGTTGTGGCTGGAACAAACATTGAAGAAACAATGGAAAGCATTAAAAAATTAAATGCATTAGGTATTTCTTGTACTGTAGATAATTTAGGTGAATTTGTTTTTGAAAAGGAAGAGGCTTTAGAAGCAAAAGCTCAAATTATAGCAGTAGTTGAAGCAATTGAAGAACATCAAGTAGATGCGCATATCTCATTGAAGCCATCACAGCTTGGATTAGATATTGACTATGATTTTGCTTTAGAAAACTTAAAGGATATTGTAGCAGCTGCAAATAAATATGGTACTTTCATCAACATCGACATGGAGTCAACCAAACATTTGCAACCATCATTCGACATTTTGGACGAGCTTTCTAAAGAATTTGATAATGTTGGAACAGTAATTCAAGCATACTTCTATCGCGCTGTAGAAGACATTCAAAAGTATAAAAACTTCCGCCTTCGTATCGTAAAAGGTGCTTACAAAGAACCTGCTGAAGTTGCATACCAAACAAAAGAAGAAATCGATAAAAACTATGTTGAATTAATCGAATGGCACTTACTAAACGGTAAATTCACTTCAATCGCAACACATGATCATAATGTCATTAACCACATTAAACAATTTATAAAAGAAAATGATATTCCATATGACAAATTTGAATTCCAAATGCTTTATGGATTCCGAACAGACATGCAGCAACAACTTGCAAAAGAAGGCTATAATTTCTGTACATACGTACCATTTGGTAAAGACTGGTACGGTTATTTCATGCGTCGTCTAGCAGAACGTCCACAAAACATGAACCTAGTAGTAAAACAATTATTCAACAAAAAAACAAACACATTTATCGGTATTGCTGCCGGTGCATTCGCACTTGGAAGACTAACAAAAAACAACAAAAACAAAAGATAA